The Hoplias malabaricus isolate fHopMal1 chromosome X2, fHopMal1.hap1, whole genome shotgun sequence genomic interval GATGTggtataacacagtggaccaacaccagccgACGACACAGCTCCCcacaccatcactgactgtggaatcttcacactagactccagCAGCTTGGACTGTgtctctctccactcttcctccagactctgggccttgatttacaaatgaaatacaaaatttactttcatgtgAAAACAAGAATTTGGACGCTGAGCAACAGCCCAGTCCTTTTTTTCTTGACTCAACTGGGTCAGGAGCGGctcgacacaaggaatgcgacagctgtgGCCTGTGCCCTGgacacgtctgtgtgtggtgtctcTTGAAGCACcgactccttgtgaatctcccccaaatttttgaatggccttttcttgacaatcttTTTAGGGCTGAAGTTATCCATGTTgcttgtgcatttttttttctaacacaCTTTTTAGCTGTAACTGGACCttattctatattaactgtggatgttaaagttgtgttgatgtcattcgccccgtttcatctccaggacttttgtgttcttttattctccacagttgtataatgaaagattacagagatccccctctccttctggagaagagaatgtaatgaacctttagggaacacaactctGTTTACAGTGGagcataatgaggagaaaataGTTATCCCCTGTTAGCCATATTACCTTTAGATTCAATGGTGAAAATGTAAACTTATTAGCCTCAGACTCTAATccgtctctgctcttctgtctgaatctgagtgagttattcacacacagatcacacatAGGCTTCAGTCGTCATCttatttcagtgctgtgttgttgtagtgtgtaAGAGATGACAGACACAAGTCTCAGTCTTTTCCCcctgtttacaggtaaataatcaGACCCCGCTGTCCCTGCGCTCTGAGAGTGAACAGACTCctggaggataatgttttatcgCGACTGTCGCCTAAAGAATTCCTCTGGTTTGGattaatgtttaataaagtagttctcctcGTCTGAAAGTTGGAGTGATCAATCAGAGATGTCCGGATCAATACCGAAATATCGATACCTCTCATGCCAGAACTTTATGCTCTAAAATGGATTCTCAAATCAAAATATCGATACGTTTCTTTTACTTCAGTCATTTGAGGGTATGGTGTACCATTAAcaggaacacagtggaaaaTAACTAAACTACTGAGATCTTATCTAAATGATGCACGGTTGGTGGGAATTACTTTCTCTTCCCCCGGTcgaaaatgattattaatgagcTGTAAGTGTCATGTTTTCCTGTTGAATTAGTGTCTAATTAAGGTCTGTGTTATTAGATGTAttttctgtgatgtgcactatgtagggagtttTATGTGATGTTccctatgtagggagtatgtaGGGAGTTTtatgtgatgtgcactatgtagagaGTATGGCACTAGTTTGGGACGCGGCCCGATATCTTCTCCTGACCGACACATAAACAGAGCCGTGTTTATAAACGTGACGTGGATAAATCGGTCAGGGATcaatacttatatttctttaattttaatgtttaaacgAGGACAGACAGAATCAgtttaacaatttaaatatcacagtttttatttgtgttttgtgtttgagtaATAAGAAGGTCCCCAATATGGCGACTACCCTACACTAGGACAGCTGCAGACCATGGACACAACACTAAAGTAAACATATTTGGTGCTAAAACCAGCTGCGTATTTTGCAGACTGTGAATGAATATGAACTCAAATGAAAGTGTGAGTTAAGAACGCTGAGGAACACCTATGGTCTGAAGTGTTTGGAGAACATTGGGGATTTAAGGCTGGGTGTGAGGTGCTGAATTGGGACGTCAGTGGGAATTAATGTGGCTACAGCTAATCTTTTTAGCTTCATGCTAACATACCGTCAGACTGTGTTTAATGGTGTGTGACACGtcagaaacaataaaacctgTTAATTAGAAAGTACTTTTATTACTACTAAAGATTAGGGATGTTTGATGATTTAGTCATGTTAGCACCATGCTAACTCGGATTAGCTTCTTTTTTAGCTCTTTAGCTTCGATGCTAACACCAACGAACTAAGATACTGGAATGTTTTTGGGGAAAAGGGCAAACCTGTATATTTTTTGTGGCTTGTTATTAACCCGAGGACAGTGGGATCAGAAAGTGTGCTCAAATGTAATAATATGGAAAGGTGTGAAAGGTTTCAAAATATCTCGTTTTCtaaattcatacacacacaaaccacacactcaTGAACAAATGACAGTGAGGTTAATGATGTGCCCTTGTTATGTTTTATCGAACAGAAATAAGTATCAAAACATGTTACAAATTGAAGACAAAGAATAACTGAACTTTAAATGACGGGTGCAAACAGAGGTTTGCTTGTGAACATAAAAGAACttgtgtaacttttttttttcatttttttttttttaaacagtaagaGATACACATTTCATAAAATCAGAGTTCCACCACAAGTGTCTCTCCTGGGCCACACATCATTTCCAGaaattacaaagaaaagattagTAAACTTTACAGCCAAATACAGAAGTCGTTGATTTTctaaattaaactgaaattaGGGCATTtctttcacattcattcattcattcattcattcatctatctTGTGGGAGGGCAGTAATGGGTTCAGAGCCGAAAAGTAATCACTGGgcacacaggaacacaccctcaaCAGAGtatccttcactcacacacacacacacacacacacacacccctgtggacagttttagaCATTCaccatgtcacacacacacacatacacacacacacacacacacacacacacctgtggacagttttagtCATTCACtatgtctctcacacacacacacacttggagtgtttcacacactcacccatgcacaaacagtgagtgtgtgataaaaGGTGCCTCAGTGTGTTCTTGTGGAGCACGAGTCACTTATTTTCCCCCAGAAAAATCAACACCAACAGAACTGTCcactgtgtgtttctctgattccTAAAGAAAACGATTACACATTAAATatctattaaatattaaaggtgcagtttgtGAGACTGAGGGGGCTCTATGAGCAGAAATGGAGTTCATTAGCGTAGGATCCGTGGTAAAAACAGACGGTTGTGTTTCTGAGTAGAACCCACCCTTTAAATCCACACAGAGCGGGTTCTCTTCCACAAGGACGCCATGTTTCCACGGGAACCAGAACAGAGTGGGTCCTAAGCCTTTTATAGTGTGAGGGAGGGGCACTCAACTTCAAACTCACCACTACATGCCCCTGGATCTTCCACTCTGCACTCGagggtccaccttaaatctaACTCATATTTAAGATGTAAAGGTTTAAGAAGATTAGAGGTGTTTAATCTATTCATTACGTGTTTTTATCTAATCAGACATACTCttatatttattctttaattaTGTGCCAATTACTACAGTTAACAACAAAAAACTATTCAGAAATAACTCACCAAACGTTAAACATCTCAGAAGTGTAGTGAGAACCTGTGTGAAACGCAGTTCTGTTGATTTTTCTAAAGGGAAACTCTTACATGTGACAATGTTTATCGTTtagaatcaaaataaaacacgaACCATGGTCTGCACCGATTCTTTTTTCACAtaaatttttcaaaaatgtgcAAAAGTACCTCACTGAAGTGTGTCATTTGACCGCAGGTGTTCACTGAGGTGTGGACACAGGTACAgactgatcagccaaaacattaaaaacacatcgCTCTGTACTTCTactgttacagactgtagtccatctgtggctctgcatacttcattacccccctctccccctgttcctcagcactcaggacccccacagagcaggtgtgatgtggtggtggatcattctcagcgctgcagtgacactgacgtggtggtggtgtgttagtgtgtgttgtgctggtgtagagtggatcagacacagcagtgctgctggagtttttaaaccctgtgtccactctctgtgaCACTCCTCCCTCTGGAAGACTCCTGAGCGTTGTAGAATAGGGGGAAAGCGGGATAACAGAGCAGGAGATGGACGACcggtgtggacagtggagctgagagaacggaCGGAGAGCGGAGAAAAACGAGGTGgctgtaatgttttggctgatctgtgtatattcactgCATTTAATTTAAAGTGAAATAAGCAACACACATcgtctacagagaacacacttctgcaccTTTACACTCACTGTTTATTCACggaacaaacaacaacaaaggaaCGGCGTCCAGTGCAAAGTTTACGGcacattttatacatattttctaTTTAGTTTCTATTTATTATCCCCTTAAAATGTAACTCTCAGTGGAAATAAAGACAGTGCACATATGTGGATCATAGTTACAAGTGCCGTCAGTCATTTTTCACAGtattttctattatttatttatttatttattttgtttctgttgttttctgtaaatTGCCGCTCTCGCAAGATGAAGAATCAGACTGCTCTGTTGTTCCTGACTGAATACGTTTATGCTCCATAGTGTGGGTCCCCTACATGGgggtgaacatttttttttaaccaactGTGGTACAGAGAGTCACTGACATTTTCAGGCcagtaggtgtcagtataacggTATAATATCATTAAGGGTTCTTTATGTAACACATGTTCAACGAAACAGAGAAGAGTCAGTGGAGGAAATGTTGGATCTAAGTTCTTTAAGACGGAGGGCTTCATCAGTTTTCATTTAGAAAACCAACAACGCTGCGGGCGCTTTCAGTCACGTTTGAAACACGTCGCTTTATTAACAAACACCTACTTCTTCAGTGACGTTGTTATGAAGTGTTATAGTCACCCTCGCCGTCACATGTCCTTCCCCATTAAGCTGCAGTGGACGCTGGCCTGGCTGAGAGACGGAAGCTGGATTTTGTTGTTCTTCAAAACCGAATCCTCCCTCATCGTCGTGGCCGAGTGGGTGGGGCTCAGAGGCTTCTTCGGGCCCTCGTAGCTCCGCCCATTCGCCGTCAGCGGCCGCGCTATGTCCTCGGATAGCACCAGTGGCTGGCGGTCGTCCTCCTCGGAGATGGCGAACACAGGCACGGACACGTGAGTGTCCTCATGAGAGAGACTCCTCACGCGGTTTTCTACAAAGACAAACATCATGTTAGAGCTGCTACTGGCCCTGTAACACCGGAACTGACCCTGTAACAAAGGCACTGACCCTATAACACCTGCACTGATCCTGAAACACCTGCACTGACCCTGTAACGCCGGCACTGACCCTGTAACACCTGCACTGATCCTGAAACACCTGCACTGACCCTATAACACCGGCACTGACCCTATAACACCTGCGCTGACCCTATAACCCCGGCACTGACCCTATAACCCCGGCACTGACCCTATAACCCCGGCACTGACCCTATAAAGCCGGCACTGACCCTATAACGCCGGCACTGACCCTATAACGCCGGCACTGACCCTATAACGCCGGCACTGACCCTATAACACCTGCACTGATCCTGAAACACCTGTACTGACCCTATAACACCTGCACTGACCCTATAACACCTGCACTGACCCTGTAACCCCGGCACTGACCCTATAACACCGGCACTGACCCTGAAACGCCTGCACTGACCCTGTAACACCGGCACTGACCCTGTAACACCGGCACTGACCCTGTAACACCGGCACTGACCCTGTAACACCGGCACTGACCCTGAAACGCCTGCACTGACCCTGAAACGCCTGCACTGACCCTGTAACGCCTGCACTGACCCTGTAACGCCGGCACTGACCCTGTAACACCGGCACTGACCCTGTAACACCGGCACTGACCCTGAAACGCCTGCACTGACCCTGAAACGCCTGCACTGACCCTGAAACACCTGCACTGACCCTGTAACGCCGGCACTGACCCTGTAACGCCGGCACTGACCCTGAAACACCTGCACTGACCCTGTAACGCCTGCACTGACCCTGTAACGCCAGCACTGACCCTGAAACACCTGCACTGACCCTGTAACACCTGCACTGACCCTGTAACACCTGCACTGACCCTGTAACATCTGCACTGACCCTGAAACAAAGGCACTGACCCTGAAACACCTGCACTGACCCTGAAACACCTGCACTGACCCTGTAACACCAGCACTGACCCTGTAACACCAGCACTGACCCTGTAACACTCACCTCCCACTGCTGCTTCTCCTGGtttctgctgttgctgctgttgtCCAGAGGGGGTGCTGCTGGGATCTGGGAGCTGGTGAgcagcagcagtgctgttgTTGACGCCCCCTGGTGGTGTGGATGACTGCAGGCTGAAGCAGGGCCCATTAAAACGGGATCTCCGCAGGTTGCTGGTGGAGTTAAGGCGGCGCTGTCTCTGAGCTGAGTGAGATAACGGATACGAGGCCGTGCTCTCAGATGATTCCGCCTTAAAACCATTCCCACGCTTCTGCAGCTGACCGTCAGACAACACCTTTACCCTCACGTCATCAGCAGCGTCGGCCACAGAGCTCGGAGGACCCTGGAGGACACAGAGACTCCGGTTAGGCTTTGATTACGTCCAGTCCTGGACTAGTGGATTTAAAGCATCCAGTGTTCAGACTCTTCTGAAGTTCTCCAGCCATTGGTTctgtttaaagtaacactacgtaatattttaccttaaaataacagcttcaaattcctcatgatgctccactgagctgtaacagggagaacagagcctctgtctttgctaccccaggctcaacactgcagaaactgcactctgtaacttttggaggagggtgggaAACTCTTACTGTCCTCCCAATGTCCCTCATTGTCCTTCATTTTCTCtcagtgtttttcattttcccCTCATTATCCTTCACTAACCTTCACTGTCTCTAACTGTCCTTTATTGTCCCTGAATGTCCTTCAATTTCCCCTCACTATCCCTCATTGTCTCCCACAGTCCCTCATTGTCTCCTACTGCCTTTCATTGTCTCCCACTTTCCCTAattgtctcccactgtctctcatTGTCTCCTACTGCCTTTCAttgtctcccactgtccctcattgtctcccactgtccctcATTGTCTCCTACTGCCCCTCATTGTCTCCCACTGCCCCTCATTGTCTCCCACTGCCCCTCattgtctcccactgtccaTCATTGTCTCCCACTGCCCCTCATTGTCTCCTACTGCCCCTCAttgtctcccactgtccctcATTGTCTCCTACTGCCCCTGTTCCCACACTGTCTTACACCAGTGACATGACAAAGTGGTGCAGCATGTGACAGTAAATCTACACCACAGTCTGTGCATTGGAACATAAATCAACTACTGACCAACAGGGGAGCAACGACTCACAGATTTCACAATACAATTCATACTGCAGTTTTTGCTCCACGATACGATACCTTTTTAATACAGAGAAagaacatgattttaatttcccttttattttttgatgtagAGGTCAAAGAGGTCAATACAATCACAACAGTATATTCAGAAAGGAAAGgatgaacacaacacactcctcacagacattcacccggaggaaacccacacagacacagggagaacacaccacactcctcacagacagtcacccggaggaaacccacacagacacagggagaacacaccacactcctcgcagacagtcacccggaggaaacccacacagacacagggagaacacaccacactcctcgcagacagtcacccggaggaaacccacgcagacacagagagaacacaccacactcctcgcagacagtcacccggaggaaacccacgcagacacagagagaacacaccacactcctcgcagacagtcacccggaggaaacccacacagacacagggagaacacaccacactcctcacagacagtcacccgaaggaaacccacgcagacacagagagaacacaccactctcctcacagacagtcacccggaggaaacccacgcagacacagggagaacacaccacactcctcacagacagtcacctggaggaaatccacgcagacacagggagaacacaccacactcctcgcagacagtcacccggaggaaatccacgcagacacagggagaacacaccacactcctcacagacagtcacctggaggaaacccatgcagacacagagagaacacaccactctcctcacagacagtcacccggaggaaacccacgcagacacagagagaacacaccacactcctcacagacagtcacccggaggaaacccacgcagacacagagagaacacaccacactcctcacagacagtcacccggaggaaacccacgcagacacagagagaacacaccacactcctcacagactacTAGATGTCGCATGAAACTACAGCACGCCTCAGAACTATGTTCTGCTCTGATGGCTGTAACTCATTACTGCGGGTCGACAAACGGCTCcgaatgatttttaaaatacaatcaGATGTATTCGATTCACAGCTCGTgttgtaaaaaaattaatattactaTGTGCAATGTGACGGCcctactgaccaatcagaacacagctgGGGGAGTGTCTCAGGTACACTGTCTATCAAAGAGGCAAATGGGCACCATGAGTTAGAAACAGATACGAGGCGTCACAGGAGCTCACGGTGCTTGGAGGAGGACACGTTACTTAAAGGACAGCCGTGGAGGTGAGCACTCCAGCGACATCACACAGATCAAACCCACAGTCTCCCGCAGACTGGACCCCACGGAGGGGCCAAGCTGAGGGAGAGGCTCAGTTCAGAACGAGAGTGAACACAGGAGCTCTTCCCGTTTACCTGCTGATTTATCTGTTTATCTGAGGCACTCACACTGTCCACCAGTTTGGTGAAGGGGCTGGTGGAGTTCCAGCTGCACCATCTCCTGTGGAGCTGAGGGAGTGGGGGCAGGAAGTCGTGAAATGTTCGGACGCTCCAGGCTCGCGGACGGCTGCTCAATCCGGATCCCGCCGGGCCGACTCCAGTTGGCCAATCAGAGGGCTGCACCGGCCCCGTGTCACTGTGGCGCAAAAAACGCTCTCGCTGCTgagggagagaaaaataaagTCAGGCAATCACAGAATAATGACCACAGTCAGGACATTACAGCCACTCACTGTCCGCTCCGGTCACTCCTGTacttctacacttacagactgtagtccatctgttgctctgcatactttatcaaCCCCCTCTTttccctgttcctcagcgctcaggacccccacagagcaagtgtgatgtggtggtggatcattctcagcgctgcagtgacactgatgtggtggtggtgtgttagtgtgtgttgtgctggtgtagagtggatcagacacagcagtgctgctggagtttttaaacccctcagtgtctggactgagaacagtccaccgaccaaaaacatccagccgacagcgtcctgtgtcactgatgaaggactagaggacgagcgacacacactgtgcagcgacagatgagctactgtctctgactctacatctacaaggtggaccaacgagagaggagtgtctcacagagtggacagagagtggacacagggtttaaaaacagcAGTTTGTTCAGTCTGAGgtttctccacaagggggcgttGTTAGCACAGACTGCTTGTGAATGTGTCACGTGCAGTGGGGAAACAGCAATGAGATCTCAGCAGGGTTTCAGTAGTGCATAGAGTCGAAAAGCAACAAGTGACCACTCAAAACGCTGCATTTTTATTGGCCATAATGTGATGTGAGGTGCTGTGGATTTGCTTTGTGTCACATGTAATCTTGCCAGTCAAGAACCCCACCAGCAGGACTCCCTCCCCACCTGCCCCCGCCCCCGCCCCCAGACCCCTGACACGACTAATACACAGTCCACCTCCAAATCACAGCAGACCAGCAGCTCCCCACACcttttattcattaaaatacattcattaatatacaactcacacacacttctaggCTTCAGAAATAAAAGTATTTCTTGTGGAAGTGTGTCTGGCCGTGTCCCAGTGGAACCTGAGAAATGTGCGTAAAGAGATTATCGCGTACAATTTTTATGGATTAGCGGGACGCCGTCCAGCTCGCGCACTAATACCACTTCTTACATTCTCAGTCAATAATCACACACTGGActcattcataaacacacacacacacacatttagaatcacataaatacacacaatacacacacatgcatacataccatacacacacacacacacacatttagaaacacatatacacacacatgcatacataccatacacacacacacacacacatttagaaacacatacatacacacacactcacacacaatacacacatgcatacatgccatacacacacacacacatttaaaaacacatatacacacacatgcatacataccacacacacacacacacacacacacacacacacatttagaaacacatatacacacacacacatttagaaacacatatacacacacacacacacacatttagaataTACAGTATACATCTTAGTCCCTATATTCAatacagtgtgtttgtttatatataatatatatttatacacacacacacacttctcatcAACCTGCTACCTGTGTTTAATACCGAGTCCTGGAGGTGGTATTCAggagtgtgtggaggggttttcTCATCAGTGAGAGTCTGATAATCCTCCTCTCAGGCCCCCGTCTAGACGCGTCTTAAGCAGATTTAACCCTGAATAAAGGCTTCATAAACCTCCAGAGACAATAACTGATTGTTTGACAGGAGGGAAATCCTTGGAAAGTGAAGAACATTCTCCAGCAATCAgcaagaaacaaagaaagaataaaagaaagaaaagaatgagACACATTTCCTGGAGTTTCACTAAACCTTTGGCTGAACACAAACTTCATCACACATCAACACATTCTACAGCCAggactctctctcacacactcacacacacacctcacacacacctcacacacacctcacacacacctcacacacacctcacacacacctcacacacacctcacacacacctcacacacacaccacacacacctcacacacaccacacacacacctcacacacacacacacctcaccttTACCAAAAGTAACGTTGGacgtttataatttttttaaaataaataaaaatccaaccACTAACTGATCAGAGCCCCGCCCACTGACCAAACAGCCCCACCCACTAAAGTCCCATAGATCCAAGCATAAGGGCTTAAAGCTCCACCCCCTTACTATACAAAGCCCCGCCCTCGAAACACCCACTATACCAAGCATAACGGCTCCCCTAAATGCAAACTACCCCACCCCAATTTTACATAGCTCCACCTCCTGATTGCACATAGCACCAAAAACTGCACACAGCCCCACCCCTGATTATGCACAGCCCCACCCACTATTTACCTCTAGACACTAATTTAACAACTGCTcctgtgtccctgtgtgtgtgtgtgtgtgtgtgtgtgtgtgggagagagagagagagagagagagtgagtgagagtgtgtatcgTACTGTGTGAGAAGAGAAGGGTGGTCCGGCTGAGTTCGGTGCAGAGGAAATCACAAAAACTTCATCTGTTCCCAATTCCAACTCCGTCAGTCCTTCAGAACACAGCTCGGCATTCTGGGAAACATCACACCCACCACTCACAGAGCCTggggagagaggtagagagacagacacacagagagagtgagtgacattGTCCCCAACACTGACCCTGGCATTGTCCTCAGCCCTTTCCTCAACACACTGACACTGTTTTGATTTACTCTAAAGCTTTCCCACGCTGTTCCAAACACTGACCACAACATCAGCTCTAATCCTGTTGACCCCTACACTGACCCCTAAGCTGACCCCTACGCTGAGCCCAGCCCTGCCCTCTGGTGGACTAAAGGAGCCGTAAGCCTAACTGGAGCGCGAGGTGAAGCTGGTGTTCAGGAGGAGTTTAGACCGACTTTagactttaaaaatgaatacctCCAGAGCCTCCACCTCCTCCGCACACAGAAAACaccacaataaaacaaacacaggcataatacataaacataaacataaataatacacacagacacaacacacaaacacttactatatacacacacaacacaaacataatATAATCCCCAAAGACAtgtccgaccaatcatcatccctcactaaatcccccgaccaatcatcatccctcactaaaccccgccgaccaatcatcatccctcactaaacccccccgaccaatcatcatccctcactaacccccccccccgaccaatcatcatccctcactaaacccct includes:
- the LOC136676240 gene encoding uncharacterized protein isoform X3, with product MEMFEFDVFERNPASEGVMDDDGKKHGSSVDALLPKAGHDMVKEPQRSNDEAKQMVVQEDSNQRGAAKISNSGKRYYERSSPMPPDPPPSQLFSGPQTPGDKAQNAISPQVSRSDSGPRGKFAAMLPTTPAMIGKNEALSPETQQPVTDTCPHDVLYISDLISFSSRFCGSKRPSSEQLTFGSDAEMVEVIMELITTTHWGRGFALLFRYHNHTQPTTAGGHRAVASPSGGMDVLLAAVCGAAFFTMVLASILCVILRNKLCAKGSNTTASINSEVPEGEPHSAADGSELQLVASNHTEQQIAPENDTTTSKSHTGSVSGGCDVSQNAELCSEGLTELELGTDEVFVISSAPNSAGPPFSSHTQRERFLRHSDTGPVQPSDWPTGVGPAGSGLSSRPRAWSVRTFHDFLPPLPQLHRRWCSWNSTSPFTKLVDSGPPSSVADAADDVRVKVLSDGQLQKRGNGFKAESSESTASYPLSHSAQRQRRLNSTSNLRRSRFNGPCFSLQSSTPPGGVNNSTAAAHQLPDPSSTPSGQQQQQQKPGEAAVGENRVRSLSHEDTHVSVPVFAISEEDDRQPLVLSEDIARPLTANGRSYEGPKKPLSPTHSATTMREDSVLKNNKIQLPSLSQASVHCSLMGKDM